A single Nisaea sp. DNA region contains:
- a CDS encoding ATP-binding cassette domain-containing protein has product MPTDTAHPLVALSDIHVSFGGIKAVDGVSCDLFPGEVVGLLGHNGAGKSTLIKVLSGACHSDSGDIRINDQKAVIRNARDARAYNIETIYQTLALADNLDAAANLFLGREILTSSGMLDDVRMEDETRKIMGRLNPNFRKFAAPVKALSGGQRQSVAIARAVYFDAKVLIMDEPTAALGVQETAMVSELIKQLKSEGIGIFLISHDIHDVFDLSDRLTVMKNGRLVGTVRTEEVSKEDVLGMIILGKMPDHLETARND; this is encoded by the coding sequence ATGCCCACAGATACCGCTCATCCCCTCGTCGCGCTCAGCGATATTCATGTCTCCTTCGGCGGCATCAAGGCGGTCGACGGCGTGTCGTGCGATCTCTTTCCCGGCGAGGTCGTGGGTCTGCTTGGCCATAACGGGGCCGGGAAATCGACCCTGATCAAGGTGCTGTCCGGTGCATGCCATTCGGATTCCGGCGACATTCGGATCAACGACCAGAAGGCCGTCATCCGCAATGCACGCGATGCCAGAGCCTATAACATCGAGACGATCTACCAGACGCTCGCCCTCGCCGATAATCTGGATGCCGCCGCCAATCTCTTTCTCGGGCGGGAAATCCTGACGTCTTCCGGGATGCTGGACGACGTACGGATGGAGGACGAGACACGCAAGATAATGGGTCGCCTCAATCCGAACTTCCGCAAGTTCGCCGCACCGGTGAAGGCATTATCCGGTGGCCAGCGCCAGTCCGTGGCGATCGCACGCGCGGTCTATTTCGATGCCAAGGTCCTGATCATGGACGAGCCGACTGCGGCGCTCGGGGTTCAAGAAACCGCCATGGTTTCCGAGTTGATCAAGCAGCTGAAATCCGAAGGCATCGGAATCTTCCTGATCAGCCACGACATCCATGACGTGTTCGATCTTTCCGATCGGCTGACTGTCATGAAGAATGGTCGCCTGGTCGGAACTGTCCGCACTGAAGAGGTTTCAAAGGAAGATGTACTCGGCATGATCATTCTCGGGAAAATGCCGGATCATCTGGAAACCGCCCGCAATGACTAA
- a CDS encoding sugar ABC transporter permease, with protein sequence MGDRVQSLSDTEQSKTPASSGTSGGITGMVRTMELDLRLLGMVGALLLIWIVLDLLTGGRFITPRNLFNLSVQTASVAVMATGMVFVIVTRHIDLSVGSVLGVIAMVMGVVQTEVLPEFLGFNHPANWIITILVGLCLGLLIGGLQGYVIGYLAVPAFIVTLGGLLIWRGAAWWVTTGRTVAPLDSTFILFGGGVAGTMGETASWIFGAIMAALVIYGILRGRRRRQLFDFPLKPLWADWLNIGVLTLAIFGFVAAMNAYPVPARAAKRLAEAKGWEIPEGGLELMHGIAIPVVIVALIAIAMTIVARRTKFGRYVFAIGGNPQAAELSGIDTRRMTLYIFTLMGGLCAISAVIASARLQSAANDLGTLDELRVIAAAVIGGTSLAGGIGTIYGAILGALVMQSLQSGMALIGTNTSLQSIVIGFVLILAVWVDQVYRRRIGE encoded by the coding sequence ATGGGCGACCGCGTTCAATCACTCTCTGACACGGAACAATCCAAGACGCCGGCATCCTCCGGAACCAGCGGCGGCATCACCGGTATGGTGCGCACAATGGAACTCGACCTTCGCCTGCTCGGCATGGTCGGTGCCCTCCTGCTCATCTGGATTGTGCTGGATCTGCTGACTGGCGGGCGGTTCATTACCCCGCGCAACCTCTTCAATCTTTCCGTCCAGACAGCATCGGTCGCGGTCATGGCGACCGGCATGGTGTTCGTTATCGTGACGCGCCATATCGACCTCTCCGTCGGCTCCGTTCTCGGCGTCATCGCTATGGTCATGGGGGTCGTCCAGACCGAAGTCCTGCCGGAGTTCCTGGGCTTCAATCATCCGGCAAACTGGATCATCACGATCCTTGTCGGGCTCTGCCTCGGGCTTCTGATCGGCGGCCTTCAGGGTTATGTGATCGGATACCTTGCCGTGCCCGCTTTCATCGTCACGCTCGGCGGACTGCTGATCTGGCGCGGCGCCGCATGGTGGGTCACGACCGGCCGCACTGTGGCTCCGCTGGATTCGACCTTCATCCTGTTCGGCGGCGGTGTCGCCGGTACCATGGGCGAGACTGCCAGCTGGATATTCGGAGCGATCATGGCCGCGCTGGTAATCTACGGAATCCTGAGAGGGCGGCGCAGGCGCCAGCTCTTCGATTTCCCGCTGAAACCGCTCTGGGCTGACTGGCTGAATATCGGCGTGCTGACATTGGCCATCTTCGGGTTCGTCGCCGCTATGAATGCCTATCCGGTCCCTGCCCGCGCCGCCAAGCGGCTGGCTGAAGCAAAGGGCTGGGAAATCCCAGAGGGCGGTTTGGAGCTGATGCACGGGATCGCTATTCCGGTTGTCATCGTTGCCCTGATCGCAATCGCGATGACCATCGTCGCCCGGCGCACAAAGTTCGGGCGCTATGTGTTTGCCATCGGCGGTAACCCGCAAGCGGCGGAACTCTCAGGCATCGATACCCGCCGCATGACCCTCTACATTTTCACATTGATGGGCGGGCTGTGTGCCATCTCGGCTGTCATCGCTTCCGCGCGGCTGCAATCGGCGGCCAATGATCTCGGCACGCTTGACGAGCTGCGCGTCATTGCCGCCGCCGTGATCGGCGGCACATCCCTCGCCGGGGGCATCGGCACGATCTATGGGGCAATCCTCGGTGCGCTCGTCATGCAAAGCCTGCAAAGCGGGATGGCCCTGATCGGCACCAACACGTCGCTGCAATCCATTGTCATCGGCTTTGTACTTATTCTCGCGGTCTGGGTCGATCAGGTCTACCGCCGCCGGATCGGGGAGTGA
- a CDS encoding lysophospholipid acyltransferase family protein: MVGKSGLNWVRQEFEKRTPVVSYCNPDDSLTRQVLIRFVELLSGQPRLQRMYDDYCRKHHDTDDFWHSAVDYLRLSVHFEPNRLKAIPAKGPLIVVANHPFGVLDGIAVGHITSLVRKDFKLLAHAALGRAEPLRPYLIPIEFDGASSAVRSNVESKRKALAHLHDGGALVIFPAGRVSTSEKLFGRATDAPWKLFAGKLIAQTDATVVPIFFEGQNRFLFHLVSRFSEALREALLMNEVARRIGDDLQAHIGTPVRSSEISSGNDRQALLDHLRDMVYALDPAPLKPLAAV; the protein is encoded by the coding sequence ATGGTCGGAAAATCTGGGCTGAACTGGGTCCGGCAGGAGTTCGAAAAGCGGACTCCGGTCGTTTCGTACTGTAATCCCGACGATTCCCTTACCCGACAGGTGCTGATCCGTTTTGTGGAGCTGTTGAGCGGGCAGCCGCGCTTGCAGCGGATGTATGACGATTATTGCCGGAAGCACCACGATACCGATGATTTTTGGCACTCGGCCGTCGATTATTTGAGGCTGTCCGTTCATTTTGAGCCAAACCGTCTCAAAGCAATTCCGGCGAAAGGCCCACTGATCGTTGTTGCCAACCACCCGTTCGGTGTGCTCGACGGCATTGCCGTCGGCCATATCACGTCGCTTGTTCGCAAGGATTTCAAGCTCCTGGCGCATGCCGCGCTCGGGCGCGCGGAGCCGCTGCGGCCCTATTTGATCCCGATCGAGTTTGACGGGGCTTCAAGTGCGGTGCGCAGCAATGTCGAATCGAAGCGCAAAGCCCTGGCCCATCTGCATGACGGCGGCGCGCTGGTGATTTTCCCGGCGGGACGCGTCTCGACGTCGGAGAAGCTGTTTGGACGGGCGACCGATGCCCCCTGGAAACTTTTTGCGGGCAAGCTTATCGCGCAAACGGACGCGACGGTCGTTCCGATCTTCTTCGAGGGGCAGAACCGCTTCCTGTTCCATCTGGTAAGCCGGTTCAGTGAGGCTCTCCGCGAGGCCCTGCTGATGAATGAGGTAGCGCGCCGGATAGGCGACGATCTGCAGGCACACATAGGTACACCGGTCCGGTCTTCGGAGATTTCTTCCGGGAACGACCGGCAAGCGTTGCTCGATCATTTGCGCGACATGGTCTATGCGCTCGATCCCGCGCCTCTGAAACCACTCGCAGCAGTTTGA
- a CDS encoding ROK family transcriptional regulator, translating to MLSKSASCAMNQHDRRLGRHISDPVRAQNRKAIVDCLRRHQAAARIEIAKHVGISPATVTVITSELIEDGVIREEIATADRNGSSRGRPRTRLELNPEAGFAVGIKISMHQASISLTNLSGEILGAKIVPMRANRDAPERIAEICMTQIREVIDDAGIDPELVLGVGIGVPGYVEYPSGMVRWAPVFSRPDVPFREIVEQKAGFRTFIDNDANMTALAEKWFGVGRQFPTFLVVTVEHGIGMGLVVDEKLYRGARGFGAEFGHTKIVVGGALCRCGQRGCIEAYASDYAIAREANVLGSTTDIDDPFALQDRMEHLIKLSDEGSPAVTSIFKRAGTMLGTGIANLVDVLDPPVVVLSGARSRSAKAFFTALTDAMESNTLLGAQTKVDLRVNSGGDEVWAHGAAALVLEETLI from the coding sequence ATGCTGTCAAAGTCAGCCTCCTGTGCCATGAACCAGCATGACCGCCGGCTCGGACGGCACATCTCCGATCCGGTCCGGGCGCAAAACAGAAAAGCAATTGTCGACTGCCTCCGCCGGCATCAGGCCGCGGCGCGGATCGAGATCGCCAAGCATGTCGGCATCAGCCCAGCGACAGTCACGGTCATCACCTCGGAGCTGATCGAGGATGGCGTGATCCGCGAGGAAATAGCCACGGCGGACAGAAACGGCTCATCGCGCGGACGCCCCCGCACACGACTGGAGCTGAACCCGGAAGCCGGTTTCGCCGTGGGCATCAAGATCTCGATGCACCAGGCCTCAATCTCCCTGACGAACCTCTCCGGAGAAATTCTGGGGGCGAAGATCGTTCCCATGCGGGCAAACCGCGACGCGCCGGAACGCATCGCAGAAATCTGCATGACTCAGATCCGGGAGGTTATCGACGATGCCGGAATCGATCCGGAGCTGGTTCTCGGCGTCGGCATTGGCGTTCCTGGATATGTAGAGTACCCGTCTGGAATGGTCAGATGGGCGCCGGTCTTCTCCCGGCCCGACGTTCCTTTCCGGGAAATTGTCGAGCAGAAAGCCGGATTTCGAACCTTTATCGACAACGACGCCAACATGACGGCTCTCGCCGAGAAATGGTTCGGAGTCGGACGGCAGTTCCCGACCTTTCTCGTTGTCACGGTCGAGCATGGCATCGGCATGGGGCTGGTCGTCGACGAAAAGCTCTACCGAGGTGCCCGCGGCTTCGGAGCTGAATTCGGACATACGAAGATTGTCGTTGGCGGCGCTCTATGCCGCTGTGGCCAGCGCGGATGCATCGAAGCCTATGCCTCGGATTACGCCATCGCACGTGAAGCGAACGTCTTGGGGTCGACAACCGATATCGACGATCCATTCGCCTTGCAGGACCGGATGGAGCACCTCATCAAGCTGTCCGACGAAGGCTCGCCAGCCGTGACGTCCATTTTCAAACGCGCGGGAACCATGCTCGGCACCGGTATTGCCAACCTCGTGGACGTGCTGGACCCACCGGTTGTCGTGCTTTCGGGCGCCCGCTCCCGCTCGGCCAAGGCGTTTTTTACAGCGCTCACCGACGCGATGGAGTCGAACACATTGCTTGGAGCGCAAACCAAAGTCGATCTGCGGGTCAATTCCGGCGGTGACGAGGTCTGGGCGCACGGCGCCGCAGCGCTGGTGCTGGAAGAAACCCTGATCTGA
- the xylF gene encoding D-xylose ABC transporter substrate-binding protein, giving the protein MRVRFPKIVAFGTLVLGGMIAATQPVNAADLVVGVSWSNFQEERWKTDEAAIKGALDMAGAEYISTDAQSSTAKQLSDVESLIARGANALIILAQDASAVTPAIRKAAAEGIPVVGYDRLIDDPDAFYITFDNIEVGRMQARAVYASQPKGNFVFIKGSPQDPNADFLHDGQIEVLKAAIDKGDIKVVGNQYTDGWLPANAQRNMEQILTANDNKVDAVVASNDGTAGGVVAALTAQGLDGIPVSGQDGDHAALNRVALGTQTVSVWKDARELGKRAAEIAVELAKGEDASKVSGAVQWTSPNGKTLNSLFLAPVPITRDKLNIVIDAGWVSKDVVCKGVKSGPVAACN; this is encoded by the coding sequence ATGAGGGTACGTTTCCCCAAGATAGTTGCTTTCGGGACACTGGTTCTCGGCGGAATGATCGCTGCAACTCAGCCCGTCAATGCAGCCGACCTTGTTGTCGGCGTCAGTTGGTCAAACTTCCAGGAAGAACGCTGGAAAACCGACGAGGCGGCGATTAAGGGTGCGCTCGACATGGCCGGTGCCGAATATATCAGCACGGACGCGCAGAGCTCGACGGCCAAGCAGCTCTCCGACGTTGAAAGCCTGATCGCCCGCGGCGCCAATGCCCTGATCATCCTGGCTCAGGACGCTTCCGCCGTGACACCAGCGATCAGGAAAGCGGCAGCCGAAGGCATACCGGTGGTCGGTTACGATCGCCTGATCGATGACCCGGACGCATTCTACATCACATTCGACAATATCGAGGTCGGGCGCATGCAGGCCCGCGCGGTGTATGCGTCTCAGCCGAAGGGCAACTTTGTCTTCATCAAGGGAAGCCCGCAGGACCCGAACGCGGACTTCCTGCATGACGGCCAGATCGAAGTCCTGAAAGCCGCGATCGACAAAGGCGACATCAAGGTTGTCGGAAATCAGTATACCGACGGCTGGCTGCCGGCGAACGCCCAGCGCAACATGGAGCAGATCCTCACCGCGAATGACAACAAGGTCGATGCTGTGGTCGCGTCCAACGACGGCACTGCTGGCGGTGTTGTCGCCGCGCTGACGGCGCAGGGCCTTGATGGCATTCCCGTTTCCGGCCAGGACGGCGACCACGCGGCTCTCAACCGCGTTGCGCTCGGAACGCAAACGGTTTCGGTCTGGAAAGACGCGCGCGAACTCGGCAAGCGCGCCGCTGAGATCGCCGTGGAACTTGCCAAGGGCGAGGACGCCTCGAAGGTTTCGGGCGCAGTGCAATGGACGAGCCCGAACGGAAAGACCCTGAATTCGCTCTTCCTTGCGCCTGTGCCGATCACCCGGGACAAGCTGAATATCGTGATCGATGCCGGCTGGGTGTCGAAAGACGTGGTCTGCAAAGGCGTCAAGAGCGGCCCGGTTGCCGCCTGCAACTGA